A stretch of the Balneolales bacterium ANBcel1 genome encodes the following:
- a CDS encoding GNAT family N-acetyltransferase, giving the protein MPSQPVCRIVSAEDILPLRARELRSGKPADSAAFPEDTFPDTLHFAAYIDGTIAGCLTLIPRNTPHPAWQLRGMATDSPFQRMGIGSSLLTFAETHLRSKQNPLHIWCNARVAAVPFYKKSGYRVISQGFIIQDIGLHYKMEKIIL; this is encoded by the coding sequence ATGCCTTCCCAACCCGTCTGCCGTATCGTCTCCGCTGAAGATATCCTCCCGCTTCGGGCACGGGAACTCAGATCGGGCAAGCCTGCCGACTCGGCCGCATTTCCCGAAGACACCTTTCCGGACACCCTTCATTTCGCCGCTTATATCGATGGTACGATCGCCGGCTGCCTCACCCTGATCCCTCGAAACACACCGCACCCCGCCTGGCAACTGCGGGGGATGGCTACCGATAGCCCATTCCAGCGCATGGGCATAGGCTCCTCGCTGCTCACCTTTGCCGAAACACACCTGCGCTCGAAACAGAACCCGCTGCATATCTGGTGCAATGCCCGGGTCGCCGCCGTACCCTTTTACAAAAAGTCGGGCTATCGTGTTATATCACAGGGGTTTATCATCCAGGACATCGGACTCCATTACAAAATGGAGAAAATAATCCTGTAA
- the radC gene encoding DNA repair protein RadC yields the protein MSTDLYKRTRMVRDLAEDEQPRERLIRLGADNLTDAELVAILLRSGSRKQNVVDTSRQILSRFGGLHKLVRRSWRELRVIDGIADVKAITLEAAFELSRRLQSGQNGKPVFFRTPEDVAAFFGPRLRDLQTEQFLVVFLNAAKAVTGHQVISKGGKTATIVDPAEVMRQAIMNEANSIIIVHNHPSANRKASRADIAITKKLMQAGEMLDITLDDHVIIAGRDYLSLRTEGLMG from the coding sequence ATGTCGACCGATTTATACAAGCGCACCCGCATGGTCAGGGATCTTGCGGAAGACGAACAGCCCCGGGAGCGACTCATCCGCCTGGGGGCCGATAATCTGACGGATGCCGAACTGGTGGCCATTTTGCTGCGCTCCGGCAGCAGAAAACAGAATGTCGTGGACACCAGCCGGCAGATACTGAGCCGGTTCGGGGGCTTGCACAAGCTGGTGAGAAGAAGCTGGCGGGAGTTACGTGTGATCGACGGCATTGCGGATGTAAAGGCAATTACCCTCGAAGCCGCTTTCGAACTATCCCGGCGCCTGCAATCCGGCCAGAACGGGAAGCCCGTCTTTTTCCGGACGCCGGAGGATGTGGCTGCATTTTTTGGTCCACGGCTTCGGGATCTTCAGACCGAACAGTTTCTTGTGGTATTTCTGAACGCCGCCAAAGCGGTTACCGGGCATCAGGTAATCAGCAAAGGTGGGAAAACGGCTACCATTGTCGATCCGGCCGAGGTTATGAGGCAGGCCATCATGAATGAGGCAAACAGTATCATCATAGTCCACAATCATCCCTCGGCAAACCGGAAAGCTTCCCGGGCCGATATCGCCATAACGAAAAAGCTGATGCAGGCCGGGGAGATGCTGGACATAACCCTGGATGACCATGTGATTATCGCCGGCCGAGACTATCTGAGTCTTCGCACGGAAGGGTTGATGGGCTGA
- the argS gene encoding arginine--tRNA ligase, whose product MYEYLEELIRNALKKIAPELDNPEITIEKPRVPEHGDASTNVALALAKTLKNNPREIARQLAGHIDAASGYIESVEIAGPGFINFRFSSDWLSERLTDAHRAGKTFGQSDHQAGKKIQVEFVSANPTGPLTVGHGRNAVLGDTIARVLEWTGADVQREYYFNNAGRQMRVLAESVHARYLQELGKDAPFPEGGYEGTYITEIAKNVRKTHGDSLTDPKHLSVFGKAAEEEIFMDIQKTLERMNITMDSFFNENTLYEDGSIERVVSQLREKGLIYEQDGATWFKTTSFGKDKDTVLIKSSGEPTYRLPDIAYHINKLERGFDLAIDIFGADHIATYPDVISAVQACGHDSSRIDVVVYQFVTIVKDGKPFKMSTRKANFVTLDELMDEVGADVTRFFFLMRAPGTHLEFDIDEARQAGEKNPVYYLQYAHARIQSIMNKVRDTYSFDSKTPDFSLLTHEAEATLTKRLLEFPEVIVVTASLREPHKLIGYLNDLATAFHKFYHDCRILGEDEELAFARTELLTVTANVLANGLGILGISAPEKM is encoded by the coding sequence ATGTACGAGTATCTCGAGGAACTGATAAGAAACGCGCTTAAAAAGATTGCGCCGGAACTGGATAACCCTGAAATCACCATTGAAAAACCGAGGGTTCCCGAACACGGGGATGCCTCCACGAATGTTGCTCTTGCGCTTGCAAAAACACTGAAAAACAACCCGCGTGAGATAGCCCGACAGCTGGCCGGCCATATCGATGCCGCATCAGGCTACATTGAGAGTGTGGAAATAGCCGGACCCGGTTTTATCAATTTCCGGTTTTCTTCCGACTGGCTCTCAGAGAGGCTGACCGATGCGCATCGTGCTGGCAAAACCTTCGGACAAAGTGACCATCAGGCAGGAAAAAAGATTCAGGTGGAATTTGTAAGCGCCAATCCTACCGGCCCCCTCACTGTCGGCCACGGCCGGAATGCCGTGCTTGGGGACACTATTGCGCGCGTACTGGAATGGACCGGAGCGGATGTCCAGCGCGAGTATTACTTCAACAACGCCGGCCGCCAAATGCGTGTGCTGGCCGAAAGTGTGCACGCCCGCTACCTGCAAGAGCTTGGAAAAGACGCTCCGTTTCCGGAAGGGGGTTATGAAGGGACCTACATCACGGAAATAGCCAAAAACGTGCGAAAAACACATGGCGACTCGCTCACCGATCCGAAGCACCTGTCTGTGTTTGGCAAGGCCGCCGAGGAAGAAATCTTCATGGATATCCAGAAGACCCTCGAGCGGATGAATATCACCATGGACTCCTTTTTCAACGAAAACACGCTGTATGAAGACGGATCGATCGAACGGGTAGTGTCACAGCTTCGGGAAAAAGGGCTTATATACGAACAGGACGGTGCCACCTGGTTTAAAACCACCTCCTTTGGAAAAGACAAGGATACGGTTCTCATCAAGAGCAGCGGCGAGCCGACCTACCGCCTGCCCGACATCGCCTACCACATCAACAAACTCGAACGTGGTTTCGACCTGGCCATCGACATATTCGGTGCCGATCATATAGCCACCTATCCCGACGTAATTTCGGCGGTTCAGGCATGCGGCCACGACAGCAGCCGGATCGATGTAGTAGTCTATCAATTCGTTACGATTGTCAAGGACGGCAAGCCTTTCAAGATGAGCACACGCAAAGCCAACTTTGTGACACTCGACGAACTGATGGATGAAGTGGGAGCGGATGTCACCCGGTTTTTTTTCCTGATGAGAGCGCCGGGAACCCATCTCGAGTTCGACATCGATGAGGCCCGGCAAGCCGGGGAGAAAAACCCGGTGTACTATCTGCAATACGCCCATGCCCGGATTCAAAGCATCATGAACAAGGTCAGGGACACCTATTCTTTCGACAGTAAAACACCGGATTTCAGCCTGCTGACTCACGAAGCGGAAGCCACTCTCACAAAACGTTTACTGGAGTTTCCGGAAGTGATTGTGGTTACGGCCTCACTGCGGGAGCCTCACAAACTGATCGGCTACCTCAACGACCTGGCAACGGCTTTCCATAAATTCTATCACGATTGCAGAATTCTCGGAGAGGACGAGGAGCTGGCTTTTGCGCGGACTGAGTTGCTCACCGTTACCGCCAACGTACTGGCAAACGGCCTCGGAATACTAGGCATCTCGGCCCCCGAAAAAATGTAA
- a CDS encoding STAS/SEC14 domain-containing protein, with product MAVIDIDDNRWPIVIITFSGKESREDMERFLQRLEMFQSRDDEYCFVIDLREMNHLSGEVREMLIRWLGNSGSHDLAGTAMVVSSPVMRLYLTMLMWWQKSRIGSGVKHKTVFSLNEAYEWSRNRLDMPRSGYQK from the coding sequence ATGGCAGTTATTGATATCGATGATAATCGCTGGCCGATTGTCATCATTACATTTTCCGGAAAGGAGTCACGGGAGGATATGGAACGGTTCCTTCAGCGGCTCGAAATGTTTCAGTCGCGGGACGACGAATACTGTTTCGTGATTGATTTGAGGGAGATGAATCATCTTTCGGGAGAGGTTCGGGAGATGCTGATCCGTTGGCTGGGAAATTCTGGCAGCCACGATCTTGCCGGTACCGCCATGGTGGTTTCCTCCCCTGTCATGCGGCTTTACCTCACCATGCTAATGTGGTGGCAAAAGTCACGTATCGGTTCGGGGGTGAAGCACAAGACGGTGTTCTCTCTCAACGAGGCGTATGAATGGTCCCGTAACCGGCTGGATATGCCACGATCGGGCTACCAGAAATAG
- a CDS encoding SAM-dependent chlorinase/fluorinase — translation MPDPCRIITLTTDFGCQDYYVGAMKAVIMGICPGATLVDISHDLPPQDIMAGAWVLKNAAFLFPPGTVHLAVVDPGVGGERRPVLLKVRDQFFVGPENGLFSLVIEGEEHQVVELTNPEYWRSEVSPTFHGRDIFAPVAAHKANGVPMGSFGNKFTELTQYRWAKPISDDEGIQGWIMHIDRYGNLVSNIPEPMLREYEHGHAFKIYVGNTILKRVSKTFSEVPDGEPLALVGSSGMLEIAINKGNAEQMLGIEKGAPVSLVVQKGVS, via the coding sequence ATGCCGGACCCTTGCCGGATTATTACACTGACGACCGATTTCGGATGTCAGGATTATTATGTCGGCGCCATGAAGGCTGTGATTATGGGAATCTGTCCGGGGGCCACTCTGGTCGATATATCCCATGATTTGCCACCACAGGACATCATGGCCGGCGCATGGGTGCTGAAGAACGCAGCCTTTCTCTTCCCTCCGGGAACCGTACATCTGGCAGTCGTGGACCCCGGCGTGGGAGGTGAACGCCGCCCGGTGCTTTTGAAGGTCCGTGATCAATTTTTCGTCGGTCCCGAAAACGGCCTTTTTTCGCTGGTTATTGAGGGCGAAGAGCATCAGGTGGTGGAGCTTACCAACCCGGAGTATTGGCGTTCTGAAGTTTCGCCCACATTTCATGGCCGGGATATTTTCGCTCCGGTGGCAGCTCACAAGGCCAACGGTGTGCCGATGGGATCCTTTGGCAACAAGTTTACCGAACTGACCCAGTACCGCTGGGCGAAACCTATTTCGGATGATGAGGGGATTCAGGGCTGGATCATGCATATCGACCGCTACGGAAATCTGGTTTCTAATATCCCCGAACCGATGCTCCGGGAGTATGAGCACGGCCACGCATTCAAAATATATGTCGGAAACACCATCCTGAAGCGGGTTTCAAAAACGTTTTCCGAAGTGCCTGACGGCGAACCACTGGCCCTGGTCGGCAGCTCCGGTATGTTGGAAATCGCCATAAACAAGGGAAATGCCGAGCAGATGCTGGGAATCGAAAAGGGCGCCCCGGTTTCTTTGGTAGTTCAAAAAGGCGTATCTTGA
- the dnaN gene encoding DNA polymerase III subunit beta → MKFNVTSGDLVSSLSAVIGAVPNKATLPILETVLFETEENRVKLSASDLEVSIIEHVEADVSREGAVAIPARRLLETLRQLPDIPVTFEVDDKAQVRFRTDKGTYKLAGEKSEDFPDMPALENGREMKIDTKGLKDAIKKTSFAVSSDDLRPAMMGVFFDIGEDESRIVATDGHRLVRLVRTDISASSALSFIVPEKALTLVAKALDGSKCEMVVTEEHVSFQSGNTMVITRLINEQYPKYESVIPRENDKTLKINREQMLATVKRVAVFSSSTTRQIRLQMKPDEIVISAEDLDMSSEAKENIASEYTDEPMEIGFNARYLMDVLNNIDDPEVVFEFSTPNRAGIVRPSVQDDDEDMLMLVMPVMLNSYS, encoded by the coding sequence ATGAAATTCAATGTCACAAGCGGCGACCTGGTAAGCAGTCTTTCGGCGGTGATCGGTGCGGTACCCAACAAGGCCACTCTTCCCATTTTGGAAACGGTACTTTTTGAGACGGAGGAGAATCGTGTCAAACTGAGTGCTTCGGATTTGGAGGTCAGTATTATTGAGCATGTTGAGGCGGATGTGTCCCGGGAGGGCGCGGTCGCCATTCCTGCCCGCCGCCTTTTGGAAACACTGAGGCAGCTGCCGGATATACCGGTTACGTTTGAGGTTGATGATAAAGCCCAGGTCCGGTTCCGCACCGACAAGGGGACCTACAAACTGGCGGGAGAGAAATCCGAGGACTTTCCGGACATGCCGGCTCTGGAGAATGGCCGTGAAATGAAAATTGATACCAAGGGGCTCAAGGACGCCATCAAAAAAACCAGCTTTGCCGTTTCAAGCGATGACCTTAGGCCGGCCATGATGGGAGTGTTTTTTGATATCGGAGAGGACGAGAGCCGAATCGTGGCAACCGACGGACACCGCCTGGTGCGCCTGGTGCGTACCGACATATCGGCTTCGAGCGCCCTTTCGTTTATCGTTCCGGAAAAGGCCCTGACTCTGGTGGCCAAGGCGCTTGACGGATCCAAATGTGAAATGGTTGTCACCGAAGAGCATGTGAGCTTCCAGTCCGGCAATACCATGGTCATTACCCGGCTGATCAACGAACAGTATCCGAAATACGAGTCCGTCATCCCCCGCGAGAACGACAAAACACTCAAAATCAACCGCGAGCAGATGCTGGCAACAGTCAAGCGGGTAGCGGTGTTCTCCAGTTCGACGACCAGGCAAATCCGGCTGCAGATGAAACCGGACGAAATCGTGATTTCTGCGGAGGATCTGGATATGAGCAGTGAGGCGAAAGAGAATATTGCCTCCGAGTATACCGACGAGCCGATGGAGATCGGGTTTAACGCCCGCTATCTCATGGACGTGCTCAATAATATCGATGATCCTGAAGTGGTGTTCGAGTTTTCCACCCCCAACCGGGCCGGCATCGTCCGTCCATCTGTTCAGGACGACGATGAGGACATGCTGATGCTGGTTATGCCCGTAATGCTCAACAGTTACAGTTAA